One stretch of Euphorbia lathyris chromosome 7, ddEupLath1.1, whole genome shotgun sequence DNA includes these proteins:
- the LOC136201170 gene encoding actin-related protein 2/3 complex subunit 3: MVYHSSFVDEEGVEKACGCPLLPLKSHIKGPAPSSDQDRTDIVDEAITFFRANVFFRNFDIKSPADKLLIYLTFYINVALKRLEGCRTLAEGTKAIINLGLEKVPVPGEVGFPFPGLFVNPESQNEAELFRNYLKQIREETSGRLLSVAYRPNGTPNKWWLAFAKRKFMNIIAL; the protein is encoded by the exons ATG GTTTATCACTCTAGCTTTGTGGACGAGGAAGGAGTTGAAAAAGCTTGTGGATGCCCTTTACTTCCTCTGAAAAGCCATATAAAGGGTCCTGCTCCCAGTTCAGACCAAG ATAGAACTGACATTGTTGATGAAGCAATAACATTTTTTCGCGCTAATGTTTTCTTTAGAAACTTTGATATTAAGAGCCCGGCTGATAAGCTCCTTATATATTTAACATTCTATATCAATGTGGCTTTGAAGAGGCTTGAAGGGTGCAGAACCTTGGCAGAAGGGACCAAGGCCATCATTAATTTAGGTCTTGAGAAAGTTCCTGTGCCTGGAGAGGTCGGTTTTCCTTTTCCTGGCCTTTTTGTGAATCCCGAATCTCAAAATGAAGCAG AGCTGTTCAGGAATTATCTGAAGCAGATTAGGGAAGAGACAAGCGGAAGACTGCTAAGTGTTGCATATAGACCCAATGGGACACCAAACAAATGGTGGTTGGCATTTGCTAAGAGGAAATTTATGAATATTATTGCTCTTTGA